From a single Fulvivirga ulvae genomic region:
- a CDS encoding O-antigen ligase family protein, whose amino-acid sequence MKQWLFNRIIVEKFNNVFGFIVLTSLCVLSAFAIAFMGIKGGVIVLAGIIGIPVTLYSIANNRFGFLMIMGFSTFMSFVSRITSANIPFGVGIDLIFTLMFVWILLEQIFSSDPGKSDDFSLKNPVSIVLFVWTGYLLLQAFNPAGTPAGWIFGLRNILRVVIVFIVAQRVFNSLKAVHLFATFFISLGLFVAMYGIYQEFGGLPGFDLKWATATDERINLLFIQGKWRKWSFLSDPAIFGLFMSFCSIVSFMLALGPFSWPKRIYFTGAGMLMLLAMFFSGTRTAYVMIPVAVILYVLLNITKVKTLVFACVSVILFLIVYFGPFYSKPIVRFRSAFNPTEDASMNLRDYNRNRIQPYIHAHPVGGGLTTSGVYGERFSPSHPLAGFPPDSGFMKTLLEVGWIGLFLELTMYAVILAVGINNYYNSRDPIIKAYYAAYIVSFFALTIALYAKENIEQFPLNLILYGIFVLMYKMKQFDIYLVQKTNRSQ is encoded by the coding sequence ATGAAGCAGTGGTTGTTCAACCGTATAATCGTTGAGAAGTTCAATAATGTTTTTGGATTTATTGTACTGACCTCTCTTTGTGTTTTATCTGCTTTTGCTATAGCCTTTATGGGCATTAAAGGTGGTGTAATCGTTTTGGCAGGCATTATTGGCATTCCGGTTACTTTATATAGCATTGCCAATAACAGATTCGGCTTTCTGATGATTATGGGCTTTTCTACTTTCATGTCATTTGTCAGTCGTATTACATCAGCGAATATTCCTTTTGGAGTAGGTATAGACCTTATTTTTACGCTGATGTTTGTCTGGATACTCCTGGAACAGATATTCTCCAGTGATCCCGGAAAATCTGATGACTTTTCACTTAAAAATCCGGTATCTATTGTTTTGTTCGTATGGACAGGGTACCTGTTACTACAGGCATTTAATCCTGCGGGTACACCGGCAGGGTGGATTTTTGGCCTCAGAAATATATTAAGAGTGGTCATCGTTTTTATTGTAGCGCAGCGTGTGTTTAACAGTCTTAAGGCTGTTCACCTCTTTGCCACATTTTTCATTTCGCTAGGCTTATTTGTGGCTATGTATGGTATTTACCAGGAGTTTGGTGGCTTACCTGGTTTTGACCTTAAATGGGCCACGGCAACTGATGAAAGGATAAACCTGCTATTTATCCAGGGGAAGTGGAGAAAGTGGTCTTTTTTATCTGACCCTGCTATTTTTGGTCTGTTTATGAGTTTTTGCAGTATAGTTTCATTTATGCTGGCATTGGGGCCTTTTAGCTGGCCAAAGAGGATCTATTTTACCGGTGCCGGTATGCTGATGCTGTTGGCAATGTTCTTTTCCGGTACCAGAACCGCATATGTTATGATTCCTGTCGCTGTTATTTTATATGTTTTACTCAATATTACCAAGGTCAAAACTTTAGTGTTTGCCTGCGTAAGTGTTATCCTCTTCTTAATTGTCTATTTTGGCCCGTTTTATAGCAAGCCTATAGTCAGGTTCCGTTCAGCATTTAATCCAACGGAAGACGCTTCTATGAATTTACGCGATTATAACCGTAACCGCATCCAGCCTTACATTCATGCACATCCTGTCGGCGGAGGATTAACAACCAGTGGTGTGTATGGGGAGAGGTTCTCGCCAAGTCACCCTTTAGCCGGCTTTCCTCCCGACAGTGGTTTTATGAAGACTTTATTGGAGGTAGGCTGGATAGGATTGTTTCTTGAGCTTACCATGTATGCTGTTATACTGGCCGTTGGAATTAACAATTACTATAACTCAAGAGATCCGATCATAAAGGCATATTATGCTGCTTATATTGTTTCTTTTTTTGCACTTACAATAGCACTTTATGCAAAAGAAAATATTGAACAATTTCCTCTTAACTTGATACTTTATGGTATTTTTGTTTTAATGTATAAAATGAAGCAATTTGATATTTATTTAGTTCAAAAAACTAATCGATCCCAATGA
- a CDS encoding flippase, which translates to MLNKLTKSYWFKSGSLTLLNRISITLFGLLNFFFLIRILSPNDFGIWVIFLSITGLSESIRNAFIYNPLLRYLNSEDEENHKHIISASLSLNLLAAFIISVVFVTLAYTVNYFFEAPALKEMLLVSIISVFGFTLFAHFTFLQQANLRFGGTVISTFFQKLVLMVFILYAFISGYEPSLFELALYFSIGYVLSSFLAYWFARRESTFTFGFDKAWISRLFHYGKYTLGTNISTMLNKNTKEWFLGGMIGPASVAVFSPAVKITNLFEIPLAAIASVFYPEMINRVRKEGMPAAKYLYERSVAIIMVAILPCVVIIFILAKPIVLIIAGPKYPEAVPVLQVMVLYGIFEPFQRQFGVTLNAIGKAHINFYFIIVSSAVGILITWLSIKYYGIMGAAYGTILTYGLGAAFIQYILYRQIDVKTLNIFKFSIQVIQQGWHTVVKTIRNKSLKNG; encoded by the coding sequence ATGTTAAATAAGCTTACAAAGTCGTATTGGTTCAAATCGGGCTCTCTTACGCTACTCAACCGTATTTCCATAACCTTATTCGGGTTGTTGAATTTCTTCTTTCTGATTCGGATACTAAGCCCGAACGATTTTGGTATATGGGTAATATTTCTGTCTATTACAGGGCTTTCCGAGTCCATTAGAAATGCATTTATTTATAACCCATTACTGAGGTACCTGAACTCGGAGGATGAGGAAAACCATAAGCACATTATCAGTGCTTCTCTTTCACTGAACCTTCTGGCAGCATTTATCATTTCTGTAGTGTTTGTAACACTGGCATATACGGTTAACTACTTTTTTGAAGCCCCTGCATTAAAAGAGATGCTTCTGGTCAGTATTATTTCAGTATTTGGGTTTACCTTGTTCGCGCATTTTACATTTCTGCAGCAGGCTAACCTCAGGTTTGGCGGCACGGTGATCAGTACATTCTTTCAAAAACTGGTACTGATGGTATTTATTCTGTACGCCTTTATATCCGGGTATGAGCCGAGCCTGTTCGAGCTGGCTCTATACTTCAGCATTGGGTATGTACTTAGTTCATTTTTAGCTTATTGGTTTGCCCGAAGGGAAAGCACTTTTACTTTCGGGTTTGACAAGGCTTGGATCAGCAGGCTATTTCATTACGGAAAATACACGCTGGGTACTAATATAAGTACTATGCTTAATAAAAATACCAAGGAGTGGTTTTTAGGAGGAATGATCGGCCCGGCGTCTGTTGCGGTATTCTCACCGGCAGTTAAAATTACCAACTTATTTGAGATACCTCTTGCAGCCATTGCTTCTGTATTTTACCCTGAAATGATAAACCGGGTGAGAAAGGAAGGTATGCCTGCAGCCAAGTATTTATACGAAAGGTCAGTAGCCATTATTATGGTAGCCATTTTGCCCTGTGTGGTAATTATCTTCATTCTTGCCAAGCCGATTGTACTGATCATTGCAGGTCCCAAGTATCCGGAAGCAGTACCGGTATTGCAGGTCATGGTTCTATATGGGATTTTTGAACCTTTTCAGCGCCAGTTTGGCGTTACACTAAATGCTATCGGGAAAGCGCACATCAATTTTTACTTTATAATTGTTAGTTCTGCTGTTGGTATTTTGATCACCTGGTTATCCATCAAATATTACGGCATTATGGGTGCTGCTTATGGCACCATACTTACCTACGGACTGGGTGCTGCTTTTATTCAATACATTTTATACAGACAAATCGATGTAAAAACTTTGAATATTTTTAAATTCAGCATTCAGGTAATACAGCAGGGCTGGCATACGGTGGTTAAAACTATTCGGAATAAAAGTTTAAAGAATGGATGA
- a CDS encoding TolC family protein encodes MKKLIILLIVLLPQLVKAQNVDYNAIILPSNVTDISFEEKLVRLAWQNNPATKILDYQTNISNIEVKQARWSWLDDWRVQGNLNEFTINESADVGDRAQFFPKYNVTGMIRLSYFVDIPLEVKKKKQEVLITKSNINMQKLAIRAEVLTRYQTYLMNRELLKIQTEIVEDLYASLSLAEQQFKNGEITLNAYNIQQDRYNNQRVKQINAQGDFNISKIAVEEMIGMKLEDVQ; translated from the coding sequence ATGAAAAAGTTAATCATCCTATTAATAGTACTACTGCCTCAACTAGTAAAGGCTCAAAACGTTGATTATAATGCTATTATATTACCCAGCAACGTTACTGATATCAGTTTTGAAGAAAAGCTGGTAAGATTGGCCTGGCAAAATAATCCTGCCACCAAGATTCTTGATTATCAGACTAATATTTCAAACATAGAGGTTAAGCAGGCACGTTGGAGCTGGCTCGATGACTGGAGGGTACAAGGTAACTTAAACGAATTTACAATAAATGAAAGTGCAGATGTTGGTGACAGAGCTCAGTTTTTTCCTAAATACAACGTGACGGGAATGATTAGACTAAGCTACTTCGTTGATATTCCTCTTGAAGTAAAGAAAAAGAAACAGGAAGTGTTGATTACAAAATCTAACATAAATATGCAGAAACTGGCCATAAGGGCTGAGGTGCTTACCCGATACCAAACCTACCTGATGAACCGTGAGCTGCTAAAAATACAAACGGAAATAGTAGAGGACCTTTATGCGTCATTGTCTCTTGCGGAACAACAGTTTAAAAATGGCGAAATAACTTTAAATGCTTACAACATACAGCAGGACAGATATAATAACCAAAGAGTGAAGCAAATAAACGCTCAGGGTGACTTTAATATCTCAAAAATTGCTGTTGAAGAAATGATTGGGATGAAACTTGAAGATGTTCAATAG